One stretch of Arachis duranensis cultivar V14167 chromosome 1, aradu.V14167.gnm2.J7QH, whole genome shotgun sequence DNA includes these proteins:
- the LOC107483974 gene encoding expansin-like B1 — protein MAVSLLGPLVITTLLCMQTLADTSCTDCFVQSRAEYYPNSEVNGTDAGACGFGSFGATINGGDVSAASNLYRNGVGCGSCYQVRCTNNTYCLDNGVTVVITDQGSGDGTDFILSQRAFGGMAQTSDKAPYLLALGIVDIEYRRVSCSYPNKNITIKIDESSSNPNYLAFVIWFQQGMRDITAVQLCETQNFVCKLLDRTHGAVWTTTSPPSGPLSLRMLFSAEDGDQTWVVPSSNIPEDWKAGETYDSGVQVDK, from the exons ATGGCTGTCTCACTTTTGGGTCCTCTGGTTATTACCACCTTGCTTTGCATGCAAACTCTGGCAGATACTTCATGCACTGATTGTTTTGTTCAATCTCGAGCAGAATATTACCCGAACTCTGAAGTAAATGGCACAGATG CTGGTGCATGCGGATTCGGTTCCTTTGGTGCTACCATTAATGGTGGCGATGTATCAGCTGCATCCAATCTTTACCGTAATGGTGTTGGCTGTGGCTCCTGTTACCAG GTAAGGTGTACAAACAATACCTATTGCTTAGACAATGGTGTCACTGTAGTTATAACTGACCAAGGCTCAGGTGATGGCACCGACTTCATTCTGAGTCAACGAGCCTTTGGTGGGATGGCTCAGACCAGTGACAAAGCTCCTTATCTATTAGCTCTTGGCATAGTTGATATTGAATACAGGCG TGTTTCATGCAGCTACCCAAACAAAAACATAACAATTAAGATAGATGAGAGCAGCAGTAATCCTAATTACTTGGCTTTTGTCATATGGTTCCAACAAGGAATGAGAGACATAACTGCTGTGCAGCTCTGTGAG ACGCAGAACTTTGTCTGTAAGTTACTGGATCGGACTCATGGAGCAGTCTGGACTACTACCTCTCCACCAAGTGGACCTCTGTCGTTACGGATGCTGTTTAGTGCTGAAGATGGAGACCAAACATGGGTTGTCCCCAGTAGTAACATACCAGAAGACTGGAAAGCAGGGGAGACATATGACTCAGGAGTACAAGTGGACAAATAG
- the LOC107483963 gene encoding pentatricopeptide repeat-containing protein At3g29230-like gives MAVRPKLSSLSRSRSPSLHNNNLSLSEQILPILDPTHPILFLLDSCAGIRQFNQVHTQLLVSGIFQNPLAAGRAIKKLCSDPLTAPRATHLFDYVRQPDAFLCNTIMRSHARRGDSSGALRFYYDRMISRCVEPNHYTFPILIKISGDVGSVGEGEKGHARVVKFGFESDLFVRNSLIRMYSVFGRVADARAVFEGSSVLDLVSYNSMIDGYMKNGGIGDARQLFDEMPERDVFSWNSLIAGYVEVRDLESANELFERMPVRDVVSWNCMVDGYARIGDVFRALELFDLMPVRNVVSWNSMLALYVRVKKFSECLRMFERMMESGEVVPNEATMVSVLTACANLGRIDMGIWVHSFIKSRNIKPDVLLSTCLLTMYAKCGAMDLARDVFNKMPVKSIVSWNSMIMAYGLHGSGDKALELFLEMEKSGLQPNDATFISVLSACTHAGMVMEGCWYFGLMCRVYKIEPKVEHYGCMVDLLARAGLVKNSEDLIRKVPKAGSVLWGALLSGCRTHIDLELGEFAAKRLIEMEPLDIGPYIMLSNIYAAEGRWDDVEHVRLMIKGKGLQKEAAPHLVHLEDFESEYLIKKKAAYRKNIINSLLGELGARMKISFGNSVDKVSF, from the coding sequence ATGGCAGTTAGGCCTAAACTATCTTCTCTGTCTCGCTCTCGTTCACCATCACTGCACAACAACAACCTCAGCCTCTCCGAACAAATCTTACCCATACTGGATCCAACCCACCCCATCTTATTCTTGCTTGACTCATGCGCCGGCATTCGACAGTTCAACCAGGTCCACACCCAGCTCCTCGTTTCTGGAATCTTCCAGAACCCTCTCGCAGCTGGCAGGGCGATCAAGAAGCTCTGCTCTGACCCCCTCACTGCCCCACGTGCCACTCACCTGTTCGATTACGTGCGCCAGCCTGATGCTTTCCTCTGCAACACCATCATGCGGAGCCACGCTCGCAGGGGCGATTCCTCCGGGGCGCTTCGCTTCTACTACGACAGAATGATCTCCCGCTGTGTCGAGCCAAATCACTACACGTTCCCGATTCTGATCAAGATTTCTGGGGATGTTGGGTCCGTGGGAGAAGGGGAAAAAGGGCATGCCAGGGTTGTGAAATTCGGGTTTGAATCAGATTTGTTTGTTAGGAACTCACTGATACGGATGTACTCGGTTTTTGGGAGGGTTGCGGATGCACGTGCGGTGTTTGAGGGAAGTTCTGTGTTGGATTTGGTGAGTTATAACTCGATGATAGATGGGTATATGAAGAATGGAGGAATTGGAGATGCTCGCCAgttgtttgatgaaatgccagaGAGGGATGTTTTTAGTTGGAATTCGCTGATCGCAGGGTATGTGGAAGTTCGTGATTTGGAGTCTGCGAATGAGTTGTTTGAGAGAATGCCTGTCAGAGATGTAGTGTCTTGGAATTGTATGGTTGATGGGTATGCAAGGATTGGGGATGTTTTTAGGGCTCTTGAGTTGTTTGACCTGATGCCTGTGAGGAATGTAGTTTCGTGGAATTCCATGTTGGCATTGTATGTGCGGGTCAAGAAGTTCAGTGAGTGTTTGAGAATGTTtgagaggatgatggagagTGGCGAAGTTGTGCCAAATGAGGCTACCATGGTGAGCGTGCTGACAGCATGTGCTAATTTAGGGAGGATTGATATGGGCATTTGGGTTCATTCTTTTATCAAAAGTAGGAACATTAAACCTGATGTCTTGCTTTCAACCTGTCTTCTGACAATGTATGCAAAATGTGGGGCTATGGATCTGGCTAGAGATGTTTTTAACAAGATGCCAGTTAAGAGCATTGTATCATGGAACTCTATGATCATGGCATATGGCTTGCATGGCAGTGGGGACAAAGCTTTGGAACTATTCTTGGAGATGGAGAAGTCAGGTCTGCAGCCAAATGATGCTACTTTCATTAGCGTCTTATCTGCATGTACACATGCAGGTATGGTCATGGAGGGTTGTTGGTATTTTGGCCTCATGTGTCGAGTTTACAAAATTGAACCCAAGGTTGAACACTATGGTTGCATGGTTGATCTCCTAGCTCGAGCTGGTTTGGTGAAAAACTCGGAAGATCTTATAAGAAAGGTCCCCAAGGCTGGATCTGTATTATGGGGTGCATTGCTTTCTGGTTGTAGGACGCATATAGACCTGGAGCTTGGAGAGTTTGCAGCCAAGAGACTTATTGAGATGGAACCACTGGATATTGGTCCTTATATAATGCTCTCAAACATCTATGCTGCTGAAGGGAGATGGGATGATGTTGAACATGTGAGGCTGATGATAAAGGGAAAAGGACTACAGAAAGAAGCAGCACCCCATTTAGTTCATCTTGAAGATTTTGAATCAGAATATTTGATTAAGAAAAAAGCTGCCTATAGGAAAAACATAATTAACTCACTGCTGGGTGAATTGGGTGCACGGATGAAAATATCATTTGGCAATTCAGTTGACAAAGTTAGTTTCTGA